One window from the genome of Andreesenia angusta encodes:
- a CDS encoding radical SAM protein has product MDNIMEFIKNREYYFDRVIYRYYSCSDGAQMIINNLNNHTVTYLEDLSAMLFNILETSSYEEISLFLNENDISSMELVDFIDDLRESLTLNCFARGTSTENVESEESSSDSQVLDFHEKLFEEGYLFNFHMDITNECNIRCKHCYHPFEDYCINGCLSLGDIERIIDDIYDLGVFSITLSGGEPFMREDIYEVLKYISQKGMCIDLFTNATLLDDDSIGKLSEFNINKVSISLYSMEDKIHDGITQCKGSYRKTKEAIGKLKAKNINVELKAVLMKENFSGYKELLRFAKDNSYKMILDTSITPKLNSDLEPIGLSISEEQYRKLCLDKETNYYANNNKPLSPNEPSCKAGRYGLYCDSIGNVQPCISFKLDLGKVSEIKRIWTRSEVLKKWLNIRNKDYWEYGKFTYCEYCLEICAGIAQLENFDFKKCEKSDCYKSKIRERVHKILKGGDYSEKVEDKESC; this is encoded by the coding sequence ATGGATAATATAATGGAATTTATAAAAAATCGTGAATATTACTTTGATAGAGTAATATATAGATACTATTCTTGTAGTGATGGCGCTCAAATGATAATTAATAATTTAAACAATCATACGGTAACGTATCTAGAAGACTTATCTGCAATGCTATTCAATATATTAGAGACTTCGTCTTATGAAGAAATAAGTCTGTTTTTGAATGAAAACGATATATCTTCTATGGAGCTTGTAGACTTTATTGATGACTTAAGAGAAAGCTTAACACTAAACTGCTTTGCAAGAGGAACGTCTACTGAAAACGTCGAAAGTGAAGAAAGTTCATCGGATAGTCAGGTTTTAGATTTCCATGAAAAGCTATTCGAAGAAGGATATCTATTTAACTTTCATATGGATATTACTAATGAGTGCAATATAAGATGTAAGCACTGCTACCATCCTTTTGAAGATTATTGTATAAATGGATGTTTAAGCTTGGGAGATATAGAAAGGATAATTGACGATATATATGACTTGGGTGTATTTTCCATAACTTTGAGCGGAGGAGAGCCATTTATGCGTGAGGACATATATGAAGTGCTTAAGTATATATCTCAAAAAGGTATGTGTATAGATTTGTTCACCAATGCGACTCTGCTAGACGACGACTCTATAGGGAAGTTGAGTGAATTTAATATAAATAAAGTAAGCATTAGTTTGTATTCGATGGAAGATAAGATACACGACGGTATAACTCAATGCAAAGGGTCATACAGAAAGACAAAAGAAGCCATTGGGAAATTAAAAGCCAAGAACATTAATGTTGAGCTCAAGGCTGTACTCATGAAAGAAAATTTTAGTGGATACAAAGAGTTGCTTCGCTTTGCTAAAGATAATAGTTATAAAATGATTTTAGATACATCCATAACGCCTAAGCTAAACTCCGATTTAGAACCAATTGGACTATCGATAAGTGAGGAGCAATATAGGAAGCTTTGTCTTGATAAAGAGACTAATTACTATGCAAATAATAACAAACCTTTAAGTCCAAATGAGCCTTCATGTAAAGCCGGAAGATATGGATTATATTGCGATAGTATAGGGAATGTTCAGCCTTGTATTAGTTTCAAATTGGATTTGGGGAAAGTTAGTGAAATAAAGAGAATTTGGACTAGGAGTGAAGTTTTAAAAAAATGGTTAAATATAAGAAATAAAGATTACTGGGAATATGGAAAGTTTACTTACTGCGAATACTGTCTAGAAATATGTGCTGGAATTGCTCAGTTAGAGAACTTTGATTTCAAAAAGTGTGAAAAAAGTGATTGCTATAAATCTAAAATTAGAGAACGTGTACATAAGATTTTGAAAGGAGGTGACTATAGTGAAAAAGTTGAAGATAAAGAAAGTTGTTAA
- the relB gene encoding type II toxin-antitoxin system RelB family antitoxin: MAVITVRVDNEDNDLIREYAKVKNMTVSELVRESVIQKIEDEIDMESYRDYIANKEDTKFYSLDEVEKELGL, from the coding sequence ATGGCTGTTATTACTGTGAGAGTGGACAATGAAGACAATGACTTAATACGCGAGTATGCAAAAGTGAAGAATATGACTGTTTCTGAATTAGTGAGAGAGTCGGTTATCCAGAAGATAGAAGACGAGATCGATATGGAATCCTATAGAGACTACATTGCCAACAAAGAAGATACTAAATTCTATTCACTGGATGAAGTGGAGAAAGAGTTGGGTCTTTAA
- a CDS encoding type II toxin-antitoxin system RelE family toxin has translation MGGYDVVISDKALKTLKKMDKRNSAMIISFIKKNLQGAKNPRIKGKALKGELGDFWRYRFGDYRILAEIDDGEIKIFVIDIGHRREVYR, from the coding sequence ATGGGCGGCTATGATGTCGTAATTAGCGACAAGGCTCTAAAGACTCTAAAGAAGATGGATAAGCGTAACAGCGCCATGATAATATCCTTCATAAAGAAAAACCTTCAAGGAGCTAAGAATCCGAGGATAAAAGGAAAAGCTCTTAAGGGTGAATTGGGAGACTTCTGGAGATACAGGTTTGGAGACTATAGGATACTAGCTGAAATAGACGATGGAGAGATAAAGATATTCGTGATAGACATAGGTCATAGAAGAGAAGTATATAGATAG
- a CDS encoding type II toxin-antitoxin system death-on-curing family toxin has product MIYPSLEQIISDQAKIAEVTGGSAGVKDMNLLESAYNNPLQTFGEQELYPTVEEKFSVLCYGLGQNHPFLDGNKRIAVHILLVGLKVNGVNISYTQQELIELGLIIGKGECDKDCILKWVEEHKIKTY; this is encoded by the coding sequence ATGATCTATCCATCACTTGAGCAGATTATAAGTGATCAGGCCAAAATAGCTGAAGTTACAGGTGGGAGTGCAGGAGTTAAGGATATGAATTTGCTTGAATCTGCATACAATAATCCACTTCAGACATTTGGCGAGCAAGAGCTCTATCCGACAGTAGAAGAAAAGTTCTCTGTGCTATGCTATGGACTGGGACAAAATCACCCTTTCTTAGATGGAAACAAACGAATAGCAGTCCATATTTTGCTTGTTGGGCTTAAAGTAAATGGAGTGAATATAAGCTACACACAGCAGGAACTTATTGAGCTAGGGCTTATAATAGGTAAAGGTGAGTGTGATAAGGACTGTATTTTAAAGTGGGTTGAGGAACACAAGATTAAAACCTATTAA
- a CDS encoding Fic family protein encodes MLKITERIEDLIFKLSKSLSNYIYNISSQEGNNMTLPDIETLVQGYSVGGYTLKEEQEVINLLTAYKYTIGLVRSGEFTLSKKLLLKIHSMTGYGITKVWGEFRSESVAIGGTINYRCPDHELLEQRFEEGFKSRVERYSGKELAIELFLWLCYSQFFIDCNKRTARIFINGYLINEGLGIFDIPIKKVREYNRLMCRYYDTLEKEKVKRFLLGCIE; translated from the coding sequence GTGCTTAAAATTACGGAACGCATTGAAGACTTAATTTTCAAGCTGTCAAAATCATTAAGCAACTATATATACAATATAAGCAGCCAGGAAGGAAACAATATGACGCTGCCTGACATAGAGACACTAGTTCAGGGATATAGTGTCGGCGGATATACGCTTAAAGAGGAGCAGGAAGTAATAAATCTTCTTACAGCCTACAAATACACTATAGGTCTTGTCAGATCAGGAGAGTTTACACTATCTAAGAAGCTACTCTTAAAGATACACTCTATGACAGGCTACGGAATAACAAAAGTTTGGGGAGAGTTTAGAAGCGAATCTGTAGCTATAGGCGGAACTATAAACTATAGATGTCCTGACCACGAGCTGCTGGAACAGAGATTTGAAGAAGGGTTCAAGTCTAGGGTGGAAAGATATAGTGGAAAGGAATTGGCTATAGAGCTTTTTCTTTGGCTATGCTACAGCCAATTCTTCATAGATTGCAATAAGAGGACCGCTAGGATATTTATAAATGGATATCTGATAAACGAAGGACTGGGGATTTTCGATATACCTATCAAAAAAGTCAGAGAATACAATCGACTTATGTGCAGGTACTACGACACTTTAGAGAAAGAGAAGGTAAAGAGATTCTTGCTTGGATGCATAGAGTAG
- a CDS encoding tyrosine-type recombinase/integrase — protein sequence MKNLSAYREELLCRELTESTISKYLKDVQDFLEFADGAEVSMELLIQYKRELLDSFKLSTVNNKITIVNNYLKFCGLDLKVKQEKQQRKTSLDNVITEREFQRLVRAAENLKKTRLKYIMLTLYYTGMRVSELEFLTVEALENGYMEVKSKGKHRYIPLSENLVEELGYYVNLHCIESGTIFRTSNGQPLDRSNIFRQLKEIAKFAGVSECKVYPHSFRHLFAKQWLRHNNQNVLELANILGHSSLETTRIYTMLSIEEQRETIRF from the coding sequence ATGAAAAATCTGAGCGCTTACAGGGAAGAGCTGCTGTGCAGGGAGCTCACTGAAAGCACTATAAGCAAGTATCTAAAGGATGTCCAGGACTTTCTGGAGTTTGCAGACGGGGCTGAAGTCTCTATGGAGCTTCTGATCCAGTACAAAAGGGAGCTTCTGGACAGTTTTAAGCTGTCCACGGTGAACAATAAGATCACCATAGTGAACAACTATCTGAAGTTCTGCGGCCTGGACCTCAAGGTGAAGCAGGAGAAGCAGCAACGGAAAACTTCGCTGGACAATGTGATTACGGAGAGGGAGTTTCAAAGACTTGTAAGGGCTGCGGAGAATCTGAAAAAGACCAGGCTGAAGTATATAATGTTGACGCTCTACTACACCGGCATGAGGGTTTCCGAGCTTGAGTTTCTGACGGTTGAGGCACTCGAAAACGGCTATATGGAGGTTAAAAGTAAGGGGAAACATAGGTACATACCGCTTTCTGAAAATCTTGTAGAAGAACTCGGATATTATGTAAACTTACATTGTATAGAATCAGGTACAATATTTCGGACTTCCAACGGACAACCACTAGATAGGTCGAATATATTCAGGCAGCTAAAGGAAATAGCCAAGTTCGCCGGAGTTAGCGAATGCAAGGTCTACCCTCATAGCTTCAGGCACCTTTTCGCAAAGCAGTGGCTGCGTCACAACAACCAGAACGTGCTGGAGCTTGCGAATATACTCGGGCATAGTTCGCTTGAGACTACGAGGATTTACACCATGCTGTCGATCGAGGAGCAGAGGGAGACGATAAGGTTTTAA